DNA from Flavobacteriales bacterium:
GACAAGAAGGCCCAGGGCGTGCCCAAGATCGAGCAGGCCAAGCTGGTGGGCCAGGCCATCGCCGAGAAGGCGAAGGCGGCGGGCATCGAGAAGGTGGTGTTCGACCGCAATGGCTACCTCTACCATGGCCGCGTGAAGGCGCTGGCCGAAGCCGCCCGCGAAGCAGGCCTCAACTTCTGATCACACCGAACCCATGTCCGATACGAACGTCAAGAAGGTCAAGAGCAGCGATCTGGAGCTGAAGGATAAGCTCGTCGCCCTCAACCGTGTTACCAAGGTGACCAAGGGCGGCCGCACCTTCACCTTCGCCGCCATCGTGGTGGTGGGCAATGAGAACGGTGTGGTGGGCCATGGCCTGGGCAAGGCCAAGGAGGTGCAGGAGGCCATCGCCAAGGGCATCGACGACGCCAAGAAGAACCTGGTGAAGGTGCCGGTGCTGAAGGGCACCATCCCGCACCCGCAGGAGGGCAAGTTCGCCGGGGCCCAGGTGTTCCTGAAGCCTGCCGCGCACGGCACGGGCGTGATCGCCGGCGGCGCCATGCGCGCCGTGCTCGAGAGCGTCGGGGTCACCGACGTGCTCGCCAAGAGCAAGGGCAGCAGCAACCCGCACAACGTGGTGAAGGCGACCATCGAGGCCCTTACGAGCATGCGCGACGCCAACATGGTGTCCCGCCAGCGCGGCGTGAAACTGGAGCGCGTATTCAACGGATAAAGACCCCGCCCGCCAAGGCTATGGCGGACGAACCATGAGCAAGATCATCATCACCCAGACCAGCAGCCAGATCAAGTGCCCGAAGCGCCAGAAGGCGACCCTGAAGGCCTTGGGCCTGGGCCGCATCGGCAAGAGCACCGTGCTCGAAGGCACCCCCCAGGTGCTGGGCATGGTGCGCAAGGTGGAGCACCTGGTGAACGTGAAGCAGGCCTGAACCCTT
Protein-coding regions in this window:
- the rpmD gene encoding 50S ribosomal protein L30 gives rise to the protein MSKIIITQTSSQIKCPKRQKATLKALGLGRIGKSTVLEGTPQVLGMVRKVEHLVNVKQA
- the rplR gene encoding 50S ribosomal protein L18, whose protein sequence is MAFSRESRRLKIKQRVRKSVSGTPERPRLSVYRSNTGMYAQIIDDEAGRTLVSASSHKDKKAQGVPKIEQAKLVGQAIAEKAKAAGIEKVVFDRNGYLYHGRVKALAEAAREAGLNF
- the rpsE gene encoding 30S ribosomal protein S5, which produces MSDTNVKKVKSSDLELKDKLVALNRVTKVTKGGRTFTFAAIVVVGNENGVVGHGLGKAKEVQEAIAKGIDDAKKNLVKVPVLKGTIPHPQEGKFAGAQVFLKPAAHGTGVIAGGAMRAVLESVGVTDVLAKSKGSSNPHNVVKATIEALTSMRDANMVSRQRGVKLERVFNG